The proteins below are encoded in one region of Ricinus communis isolate WT05 ecotype wild-type chromosome 6, ASM1957865v1, whole genome shotgun sequence:
- the LOC8259257 gene encoding N-terminal acetyltransferase A complex catalytic subunit NAA10 — MVCIRKATIDDLLAMQACNLLCLPENYQMKYYFYHILSWPQLLYVAEDYNGRIVGYVLAKMEEESNECHGHITSLAVLRTHRKLGLATKLMSAAQTAMEQVFGAEYVSLHVRKSNRAAFNLYTETLGYKIHDVEAKYYADGEDAYDMRKQLKGKQIHHHGHHHHHHHHHHHGGGCCAADIKSVEARPDSKSEAKASAKSEPKAG; from the exons ATGGTGTGCATAAGGAAAGCAACAATAGATGACCTACTGGCGATGCAGGCATGTAACCTGCTATGCCTACCGGAGAACTACCAgatgaaatattatttctatcacATCCTTTCCTGGCCACAGCTTCTCTATGTCGCTGAAGATTACAACGGACGCATCGTCGGTTATGTGTTGGCTAAGATGGAAGAGGAGTCAAATGAATGCCACGGCCACATCACCTCTCTCGCTGTCCTCCGTACTCATCGTAAGTTGGGCCTCGCTACTAAGCTCATGAGCGCTGCCCAAACTGCCATGGAACAG GTGTTTGGTGCCGAATATGTCTCATTGCACGTGAGGAAGAGTAATAGGGCAGCATTCAATCTGTACACAGAAACATTGGGCTATAAGATTCATGATGTGGAGGCGAAGTATTATGCTGATGGAGAGGATGCATATGATATGCGGAAGCAGCTTAAGGGGAAACAGATTCATCACCATGGGCATCACCatcatcaccatcaccatcatcatcatggTGGTGGGTGTTGTGCAGCTGACATCAAGTCTGTGGAAGCAAGACCAGACTCGAAATCAGAGGCAAAAGCTAGTGCGAAATCAGAACCAAAAGCAGGATAA
- the LOC8259254 gene encoding serine carboxypeptidase-like 40: MKNNPCFVLVFFLIVSCFIDESHGKRQGDALNKLFKAKFSGNSNIDTSSYEVFDQFQAEKIRGLNKTSINTVIASSETGSKEADRIVRLPGQPQVKFSQYGGYITVDKVAGRAYYYYFVEAEISKSLPLLLWLNGGPGCSSLAYGAMQELGPFRVHSDGKTLYSNQFAWNNVANVLFLESPAGVGFSYSNRTSDYNNSGDRHTAADNYMFLLRWLERFPEYKDRDFYISGESYAGHYVPQLAHNILYHNRKAGKNIINLKGIAIGNAVINDETDSIGMYDYFATHALTSPENVQNIKQHCNFSPQFKNNQSSECLAATRKSDRDTVNIDIYNIYAPLCHNSNLAAKPKRASLTEFDPCSDYYSFAYFNRADVQEAMHANVTKLNHVWDLCSVVLGDWKDSPSTILPLLQEFMSSGLRVWVYSGDTDGRVPVTSTQYSINKMNLPTKTPWYPWALDGEVGGYAQVYKGDLTFATVRGAGHEVPAYQPARALSLIKNFLSGQPLPQAAF, from the exons atgaaaaataacccATGTTTCgttcttgttttctttcttattgttTCTTGTTTCATAGATGAAAGCCATGGTAAGAGACAAGGGGATGCACTTAATAAACTCTTCAAAGCAAAGTTTTCTGGTAACTCAAACATTGACACAAGCTCTTATGAGGTATTTGACCAATTCCAGGCCGAGAAAATTAGAGGGTTAAACAAGACAAGTATTAACACTGTTATTGCATCATCAGAAACAGGATCAAAAGAAGCAGATAGGATTGTAAGATTGCCTGGACAGCCTCAGGTTAAGTTTTCACAATATGGTGGTTATATTACTGTTGATAAAGTAGCAGGCAGGgcttattactattattttgttgaagctgaaatttccAAATCATTGCCTCTTCTTCTATGGCTTAAtggag gGCCTGGCTGTTCATCACTGGCATATGGGGCAATGCAAGAGCTTGGTCCATTTAGAGTACATAGTGATGGCAAAACACTTTACAGCAACCAATTTGCATGGAATAATG TTGCAAATGTTTTATTTCTGGAGTCTCCTGCTGGGGTAGgattctcatactcaaataGGACATCAGATTACAATAATTCTGGTGATAGACACACAGCTGCAGATAATTATATGTTCTTGTTAAGATGGCTTGAAAGATTTCCTGAATACAAAGACAGAGATTTCTACATTTCTGGGGAAAGTTATGCAGGGCATTATGTGCCTCAGCTTGCACATAACATTCTTTATCATAACAGAAAGGCTGGAAAAAACATTATCAACCTCAAAGGAATTGCA ATAGGAAATGCTGTGATCAACGATGAAACAGATAGTATAGGGATGTATGACTACTTCGCAACTCATGCTTTAACTTCACCAGAGAATGTGCAGAACATCAAACAACACTGCAATTTCTCACCACAGTTTAAAAACAACCAGTCTAGTGAATGCCTTGCAGCTACTAGAAAGTCTGATAGAGATACTGTcaatattgatatttataatatctatGCTCCCTTATGCCACAACTCAAATCTCGCTGCCAAGCCAAAGAGAGCTTCA TTGACGGAATTTGATCCATGCAGTGATTATTATTCGTTTGCATATTTCAATAGAGCTGATGTTCAAGAAGCAATGCATGCCAATGTCACAAAACTTAATCATGTTTGGGACCTCTGCAGTGTTGTCCTTGGTGACTGGAAAGATAGTCCCTCAACCATTCTTCCCTTACTCCAAGAGTTCATGTCAAGTGGACTCAGAGTCTGGGTATATAG TGGTGACACAGATGGAAGGGTACCTGTTACATCTACTCAGTACTCAATAAACAAGATGAATCTTCCTACCAAAACTCCATGGTATCCTTGGGCTCTTGATGGAGAG GTTGGTGGGTATGCACAAGTTTATAAGGGAGACTTGACATTTGCTACAGTAAGAGGAGCTGGACATGAAGTACCTGCTTACCAGCCTGCAAGAGCACTTTCTTTGATCAAGAACTTCCTTTCTGGCCAACCTCTCCCACAGGCTgcattttag
- the LOC8259256 gene encoding F-box/WD-40 repeat-containing protein At3g52030, which produces MNHTQSSNRSADKKRRWSGPATIQLLDHDILCIIFSFLDFFDLVRCSAVCTSWNVLIKRSKLLQSLYLKQKKKKEGDSNLEESLSVYLEVLAMKHHRQALSEPSSVYIDKWKAHSLGVDQCRMKMGLLLTGVGDKAMRLWSLESYKCIEEYSIPNACSLVDFDFDESKIVGLIGTQVCLWRRNGPMSTFPPRGGTYMKGLCMRYLDPEAVVGCEDGTARIFDLYSKKCSKIIRMHPEPVTCLSLGDEQIILGGSSLGRITVSDYSSDQCIATLKPTDSTGIKTLCFNPRSHMVFSGTAAGYTSCWDLRMMRRVWETRVSPNVVYSLQHLSNDKSSLVVGGIDGVLRILDQNSGIILSSYVIDHDAGSSSSGYSHGTIERRKGKSLPSETIIDQIPRSSRPSITCLAVGMKKVVTTHNSKYIRVWKFKK; this is translated from the exons ATGAACCATACTCAATCCAGCAACCGGTCTGCGGACAAGAAGAGGAGGTGGTCCGGTCCAGCCACAATCCAATTATTAGACCATGACATCCTCTGCATAATCTTCTCCTTCCTCGATTTCTTCGACCTTGTTCGCTGTTCTGCTGTTTGCACATCGtg GAATGTATTGATCAAACGATCAAAGTTGCTGCAATCACTTTATCTgaagcagaagaagaagaaggagggtGATAGTAATCTGGAGGAGTCATTAAGTGTGTATTTAGAGGTGTTAGCTATGAAGCATCATAGACAAGCTCTAAGTGAACCTTCTTCtgtttatattgacaaatggaAAGCCCATTCACTTGG GGTTGATCAATGCCGTATGAAGATGGGCTTGCTTCTCACTGGTGTAGGTGACAAG GCCATGCGTCTCTGGTCATTGGAAAGCTACAAATGTATAGAAGAATATTCAATCCCAAATGCATGTTCCTTAGTTGACTTTGATTTCGATGAAAGCAAG ATTGTTGGTTTGATTGGCACACAAGTATGCTTATGGAGGCGCAATGGGCCAATGAGTACATTTCCTCCACGTGGAGGCACATATATGAAGGGTTTATGCATGCG CTATCTTGATCCCGAAGCTGTGGTTGGATGCGAGGATGGGACAGCTCGTATTTTTGACTTGTACAGTAAGAAGTGTTCTAAAATCATTAG GATGCATCCTGAGCCTGTGACGTGCTTGTCTTTGGGTGATGAGCAGATAATTCTTGGTGGTTCCTCATTAGGAAGGATCACGGTATCTGATTATTCTTCTGATCAGTGTATAGCTACACTGAAACCCACTGATTCTACAG GCATCAAGACTTTGTGTTTCAACCCTCGTTCCCATATGGTGTTTTCTGGAACAGCCGCTGGATATACATCTTGTTGGGACCTTAG GATGATGAGACGAGTGTGGGAGACACGAGTGAGTCCAAATGTTGTGTATTCCTTGCAGCACCTGAGTAATGACAAATCATCATTGGTAGTTGGTGGAATAGATGGCGTGCTGCGGATTCTGGATCAGAACTCTGGAATTATTCTCTCAAGCTATGTTATAGACCATGATGCCGGATCGAGCTCCTCTGGATATTCACACGGAACAATTGAAAGGAGAAAAGGGAAAAGTCTACCCAGTGAGACCATCATCGACCAAATTCCTAGAAGTTCTCGACCTTCCATAACATGCTTGGCTGTTGGGATGAAGAAGGTGGTCACAACCCACAATAGCAAGTACATCAGAGTGTGGAAATTTAAGAAGTGA